One stretch of Arachis hypogaea cultivar Tifrunner chromosome 20, arahy.Tifrunner.gnm2.J5K5, whole genome shotgun sequence DNA includes these proteins:
- the LOC112786222 gene encoding pentatricopeptide repeat-containing protein At4g33170, whose translation MNLSKKVSQTDAKLSSPNKATTLNPNAAEFVPFSLRTSFSGTASSVDATARLANAGALGKAVLDRSESSISNNSDDEVHQYWRCQLPDDITPDFKVAGEDVSQDVNDLSLAGLSMHDDIEGLRFASSKGSRYILNEQEELSQQHINGNSFTDRLRFSNSSFREDPSSASFLNTSTNPWDRPIGNANQFVSSGQEGLTYDDNSRHGFFNDIFSENAIVNDTNLNPLEFLASLFPGFAAESLAEVYFANGCDLHMTIEMLTQLELQVDGSFHQNLSSKTLSAPNLSAMDFPALTSPDGQTASVKYSVDNVQQSGNPYRSSDKDILSFKTSSSIPTRGAIDFASAVRKLASQDSGIWKYDKSGSGDAAIGSSRTSHFLAGYDGGLGRASFSDRLQTRGSARAAPVWVDTGDTVANMYSELREEARDHARLRNAYFEQARQAYLIGNKALAKELSAKGQVHNMHMKAAHGKAQESIYRQRNPVAPEMQGNGRGHERMIDLHGLHVSEAIHVLKHELSVLKNTARAADQPLQVYICVGTGHHTRGSRTPARLPIAVQRFLLEEGLDFTEPQPGLLRVVIYVPMMRSTSILLLSKPSLFPSSFSFPTTSLSQWFSLLRHAIATSDLLLGKRGHALIITSGHHHDPFLVNNLITMYGKCGSLSCARHLFDVIPHRDLVTWNAILSAYAQAGDADIVNAHEGFRLFRVLRESFVLTTRHTLAPVFKLCLLSGCEWASQVLHGYAVKIELEWDVFVAGALVNIYAKFGRIRDARVLFDGMPVRDVVLWNVMIKAYVEMGLQHEALFLFSAFHRSGLCPDDVTVRSVLMGVSRTGFELQLKQVRAYATKLFLLDHDWEVVIWNKTLSDYLQAGETTEAIECFMDMIKLRVAYDNMTLLVMLSVVASEKNINMGKQIHGVVVKMESDRVVSVANSLLNMYMKAGSIDYAKIVFSQMKEKDLISWNTIISGCTRGGSVELSISFFVNLLRSCLLPDQFTIASVLRACSSLKEGVYFSRQIHTYAIKAGIIYDSFVSTALIDAYSKSGKMEEAELLFRIHDGFDLASWNAMMHGYIVSKCYHKALELFIQMHGSGEQGDQITLANAAKAAGCLVGLEQGKQLHAIAIKRIFNLDLFVISGILDMYLKCGEMESACKVFSKIPSPDDVAWTTMISGCVDNGYEEHALFTYHQMRLAGVQPDEYTFATLVKASSLLTALEQGRQIHANVIKLNCALDPFVMTSLVDMYAKCGNIEDAYRLFKKMNMKSIASWNAMIVGLAQHGNAKEALNLFKDMKSKDEMPDRVTFIGVLSACSHSGLVSEAYENFYSMQRDHRIEPEIEHYSCLVDALSRAGRIKEAEKVISSMPFEASASMYRTLLNACRVQGDKVKGKHVAETLLTLEPSDSAAYVLLSNIYRAANQWESAVSARNMMRRVNVKKDPGFSWIDIKNKVHLFVAGDRSHEEADLIYNKVDHIMKRIKEEGYVPDTDFALVDIEEEEKESALYYHSEKLAIAYGIVRTPPSIPLRVIKNLRVCGDCHNAIKYMSKAFQREIVVRDANRFHHFRSGICSCGDYW comes from the exons ATGAACTTGTCCAAGAAAGTATCCCAAACGGATGCAAAGCTAAGCAGCCCAAACAAGGCAACCACTTTGAATCCAAATGCAGCAGAGTTTGTTCCTTTTTCTCTCAGAACATCGTTCTCTGGAACTGCCAGCTCGGTTGATGCAACAGCAAGGCTTGCCAATGCTGGGGCTCTTGGAAAAGCAGTTTTAGATCGGTCAGAATCATCCATTTCAAACAATTCCGATGATGAGGTTCACCAATACTGGCGATGTCAGCTCCCTGATGATATAACCCCTGATTTCAAGGTCGCGGGAGAAGATGTATCCCAAGATGTTAATGACCTTTCTTTAGCTGGCTTATCTATGCATGATGACATTGAGGGCTTGAGGTTTGCCTCATCTAAAGGAAGTAGATATATATTAAATGAGCAGGAGGAATTATCTCAGCAGCACATTAATGGCAACAGTTTTACTGATAGATTAAGGTTTTCCAATTCTAGCTTTAGGGAGGACCCATCTTCAGCAAGCTTTTTGAACACTTCAACAAATCCATGGGATAGGCCAATTGGGAATGCCAACCAGTTTGTTAGCAGTGGTCAAGAGGGGCTTACTTATGATGACAACTCAAGACATGGATTTTTTAATGACATCTTTTCTGAGAATGCAATCGTGAATGATACTAATTTGAACCCCTTGGAGTTTCTGGCTTCTCTGTTCCCTGGTTTTGCGGCAGAAAGCCTTGCGGAAGTTTACTTTGCCAATGGATGTGATTTGCATATGACCATAGAGATGCTCACTCAGTTAGAG CTTCAAGTCGATGGTAGTTTCCATCAGAATCTGAGTTCTAAGACTCTGTCAGCTCCCAATCTCAGTGCAATGGATTTTCCTGCACTTACTTCACCAGATGGTCAGACAGCTTCTGTAAAATATTCTGTAGATAATGTCCAGCAAAGTGGCAACCCTTACCGATCATCAGACAAAGACATTCTGTCTTTCAAAACTAGCTCTTCAATTCCGACTAGAGGTGCTATTGACTTTGCTTCAGCTGTGAGGAAGCTGGCTTCTCAGGACTCTGGTATTTGGAAGTATGATAAAAGTGGTTCTGGTGATGCTGCCATTGGTTCAAGTAGGACATCTCATTTTTTGGCTGGCTACGATGGTGGACTGGGTAGAGCCAGCTTCAGTGATCGGTTACAGACTCGTGGTTCAGCTCGGGCAGCACCTGTTTGGGTTGATACTGGTGACACAGTTG CAAATATGTACTCGGAGCTGAGGGAGGAGGCTCGTGACCATGCACGCTTACGTAATGCATATTTTGAGCAG GCACGGCAAGCCTATCTTATTGGCAATAAAGCCCTAGCAAAGGAACTTAGTGCTAAAGGGCAAGTGCACAACATGCATATGAAAGCAGCTCATGGAAAAGCTCAGGAATCTATTTATCGCCAGAG GAATCCAGTTGCTCCAGAGATGCAGGGGAATGGAAGAGGGCACGAGAGGATGATCGACCTACATGGACTGCATGTGAGTGAAGCGATTCATGTGCTAAAACATGAGCTTAGTGTGCTGAAAAACACGGCCAGAGCTGCCGATCAGCCTCTGCAGGTCTATATTTGTGTGGGGACAGGTCATCATACAAGAGGTTCCCGCACTCCTGCAAGACTTCCGATAGCTGTACAGCGTTTTCTACTCGAAGAAGGTCTTGACTTCACAGAACCTCAGCCAGGCCTACTTCGTGTTGTCATATAT GTTCCAATGATGCGATCCACTTCCATTCTCTTGCTCTCCAAACCTTCCCTTTTCCCTTCTTCCTTCTCATTTCCCACCACCTCCCTGTCTCAATGGTTTTCCCTTCTCCGCCACGCCATCGCCACCTCCGACCTCCTCCTCGGAAAACGTGGCCACGCCCTCATCATAACCTCCGGCCACCACCATGACCCTTTCCTTGTCAACAACCTCATCACCATGTACGGCAAATGCGGCTCCCTCTCCTGCGCTCGCCACCTGTTCGACGTAATTCCCCACAGAGACCTTGTCACCTGGAATGCCATTCTCTCTGCATACGCCCAAGCCGGTGATGCTGACATTGTCAATGCTCATGAGGGTTTTCGCCTTTTCCGTGTTCTCCGCGAGTCCTTTGTGTTAACCACTCGTCATACTCTGGCCCCTGTGTTCAAGTTATGCCTCCTTTCTGGGTGTGAATGGGCTTCTCAGGTGCTTCATGGCTATGCGGTTAAGATTGAGTTGGAATGGGATGTGTTTGTGGCTGGGGCATTGGTCAATATATATGCTAAATTTGGGAGGATCAGAGATGCCCGTGTTCTGTTTGATGGGATGCCCGTGAGGGATGTGGTCTTGTGGAACGTCATGATCAAGGCTTATGTTGAAATGGGTCTTCAGCATGAAGCTTTGTTTCTCTTCTCGGCGTTTCACAGGAGTGGCCTGTGTCCTGATGATGTTACTGTCCGGAGTGTTCTTATGGGTGTTAGTAGAACTGGTTTTGAATTGCAGTTGAAGCAGGTTCGAGCTTATGCTACAAAGTTGTTCCTTCTGGATCATGATTGGGAGGTTGTCATATGGAACAAGACACTTAGTGACTATCTTCAAGCTGGAGAGACTACGGAGGCTATTGAATGCTTCATGGATATGATCAAATTGCGGGTAGCATATGACAACATGACATTACTCGTGATGCTATCTGTGGTTGCAAGTGAAAAGAATATCAATATGGGAAAACAGATTCACGGTGTTGTTGTGAAAATGGAGTCTGATCGTGTTGTATCAGTTGCAAACAGTCTTCTTAATATGTACATGAAGGCAGGTTCTATCGATTATGCGAAAATCGTGTTTAGTCAAATGAAAGAAAAGGATTTAATATCATGGAACACAATTATATCTGGTTGTACGCGGGGTGGTTCAGTGGAGTTGTCCATAAGCTTCTTTGTTAATTTACTACGCAGTTGCCTATTGCCGGACCAATTCACAATTGCAAGTGTTTTGAGGGCTTGCTCTTCTCTTAAAGAAGGCGTCTATTTCAGTAGACAAATTCATACTTATGCAATAAAAGCTGGTATCATCTATGATTCGTTtgtttcaacagctttaattgaTGCCTATTCCAAGAGTGGAAAGATGGAAGAGGCAGAACTTCTTTTTAGAATCCATGATGGATTTGATTTGGCTTCTTGGAACGCTATGATGCATGGGTACATAGTGAGTAAGTGCTATCACAAAGCATTGGAGCTTTTCATTCAAATGCATGGAAGTGGTGAGCAGGGAGATCAGATTACTCTGGCAAATGCAGCTAAAGCCGCTGGATGCTTGGTGGGGCTTGAACAAGGGAAGCAGCTTCACGCCATTGCCATAAAAAGGATATTTAATTTAGATTTGTTTGTTATAAGCGGGATTCTGGACATGTATCTAAAATGTGGAGAGATGGAAAGCGCATGCAAAGTTTTCAGTAAGATCCCTTCACCTGATGATGTTGCATGGACAACTATGATATCGGGATGCGTGGATAATGGATATGAGGAGCATGCTCTTTTTACATATCATCAGATGAGACTTGCCGGTGTGCAACCTGACGAGTATACCTTTGCCACCCTTGTCAAGGCTAGCTCTCTTCTAACAGCATTGGAACAAGGGAGGCAGATTCATGCTAATGTTATCAAGTTGAACTGTGCTTTAGATCCTTTTGTTATGACCTCACTTGTTGACATGTATGCCAAGTGTGGGAACATAGAAGATGCCTATAGATTGTTCAAAAAAATGAACATGAAGAGCATCGCCTCGTGGAATGCTATGATAGTTGGATTAGCTCAACACGGAAATGCAAAGGAGGCCCTCAACCTTTTCAAAGATATGAAGTCTAAGGATGAAATGCCTGACAGAGTTACCTTTATAGGAGTCCTTTCTGCTTGTAGCCATTCTGGTTTGGTTTCTGAAGCATATGAAAATTTCTATTCTATGCAAAGAGACCACAGAATTGAACCCGAGATTGAGCATTATTCCTGTCTTGTTGATGCCCTTAGCCGTGCAGGGCGCATTAAGGAAGCTGAAAAGGTTATATCATCGATGCCCTTTGAAGCTTCTGCTTCAATGTACAGGACTCTCCTAAATGCTTGTAGGGTTCAGGGAGACAAGGTGAAGGGAAAACATGTTGCCGAGACGCTTTTGACCTTGGAGCCGTCTGATTCAGCAGCTTATGTTCTTTTATCCAATATATATAGAGCTGCTAATCAATGGGAAAGTGCAGTGAGTGCTAGAAATATGATGAGAAGGGTAAATGTAAAGAAGGATCCAGGCTTTAGTTGGATAGATATAAAGAACAAGGTTCATTTGTTTGTAGCAGGAGATAGATCACATGAAGAAGCTGATTTGATATACAATAAGGTGGATCATATTATGAAAAGGATTAAGGAAGAAGGATATGTCCCTGATACAGATTTTGCActtgttgatattgaagaagaagaaaaggagagtGCTCTTTATTATCACAGTGAGAAGCTAGCAATAGCTTATGGTATCGTAAGAACACCACCATCCATCCCATTAAGGGTAATTAAGAACCTTAGGGTGTGTGGAGATTGCCATAATGCAATCAAATATATGTCAAAGGCTTTTCAACGAGAGATTGTTGTGAGAGATGCAAACCGATTTCATCATTTCAGGAGTGGAATCTGCTCTTGTGGTGATTATTGGTGA